One segment of Pantoea sp. Lij88 DNA contains the following:
- a CDS encoding citrate synthase has protein sequence MTDKKVTLTLQDGTSIELDVLKGTLGQDVVDVRALGSSGLFTFDPGFTSTASCESAITFIDGDEGILLHRGFPISQLATHSNYLEVCYILLNGEAPDQKQFDEFCNTVTRHTMIHEQITRLFHGFRRDSHPMAVMCGVTGALAAFYHDSLDVNIERHREIAAFRLLSKMPTMAAMCYKYSIGQPFVYPRNDLSYAGNFLHMMFATPCEEYKVNPVLERAMDRILILHADHEQNASTSTVRTAGSSGANPFACIAAGIASLWGPAHGGANEATLRMLEEISTVEHIPEFVKRAKDKNDSFRLMGFGHRVYKNYDPRATVMRDTCHEVLNELGMKDDLLEVAMELEHIALNDPYFIERKLYPNVDFYSGIILKAMGIPSSMFTVIFAMARTVGWIAHWKEMHDEGMKIARPRQLYTGYTEREFSSQLKK, from the coding sequence ATGACAGATAAAAAAGTAACGCTAACCCTGCAAGATGGAACATCTATTGAACTGGACGTGCTGAAAGGTACGCTGGGCCAGGATGTGGTTGATGTCCGCGCTCTGGGTTCAAGTGGCCTGTTCACCTTCGATCCCGGTTTTACGTCTACAGCGTCCTGCGAATCTGCTATCACCTTTATTGATGGTGATGAAGGTATCCTGTTGCACCGTGGTTTCCCTATTTCTCAGCTGGCGACCCACTCTAACTATCTGGAAGTCTGCTACATCCTGCTGAACGGCGAAGCGCCAGACCAGAAACAGTTTGATGAGTTCTGTAACACGGTTACCCGTCACACCATGATTCATGAGCAGATTACCCGCCTGTTCCACGGTTTCCGTCGTGACTCTCATCCGATGGCGGTAATGTGCGGTGTGACTGGCGCGCTGGCTGCGTTTTACCACGATTCGCTGGATGTAAACATTGAGCGCCACCGCGAAATCGCCGCTTTCCGTCTGCTTTCTAAAATGCCGACCATGGCAGCAATGTGTTACAAATATTCAATCGGTCAGCCGTTTGTTTATCCGCGCAACGATCTCTCTTATGCCGGTAACTTCCTGCATATGATGTTCGCTACGCCGTGCGAAGAGTACAAAGTGAACCCGGTACTGGAACGCGCGATGGACCGCATCCTGATCCTGCATGCTGACCATGAGCAGAACGCCTCAACCTCTACCGTACGTACCGCTGGTTCAAGCGGCGCGAACCCGTTTGCCTGTATCGCCGCCGGGATCGCCTCCCTGTGGGGACCAGCGCACGGCGGTGCCAACGAAGCGACTCTGCGTATGCTGGAAGAGATCAGCACCGTTGAGCACATCCCGGAATTTGTTAAACGCGCCAAAGACAAGAATGATTCATTCCGTCTGATGGGCTTTGGTCACCGCGTTTATAAAAACTACGATCCACGTGCGACCGTGATGCGCGATACCTGCCATGAGGTTCTGAATGAGCTGGGTATGAAGGATGATCTGCTGGAAGTGGCGATGGAGCTGGAACACATTGCGCTGAACGACCCGTACTTCATCGAGCGTAAACTCTATCCGAACGTGGACTTCTACTCCGGTATCATTCTGAAAGCGATGGGTATTCCTTCCTCCATGTTTACGGTGATCTTCGCGATGGCCCGTACGGTTGGCTGGATTGCACACTGGAAAGAGATGCACGACGAAGGCATGAAGATTGCCCGTCCGCGTCAGCTCTATACCGGTTATACCGAGCGCGAGTTCAGCTCACAGCTGAAAAAGTAA
- a CDS encoding succinate dehydrogenase iron-sulfur subunit translates to MRLEFSIYRYNPDVDDKPRMQDYTLESEDGRDMMLLDALIRLKEKDPTLAFRRSCREGVCGSDGLNMNGKNGLACITPVSALGNGKQKIVIRPLPGLPVVRDLVVDMSQFYAQYEKIKPFLLNNGENPPAREHLQMPEEREHLDGLYECILCACCSTSCPSFWWNPEKFIGPAGLLAAYRFLIDSRDTETEARLDNLNDAFSVFRCHSIMNCVSVCPKGLNPTRAIGHIKSMLLQRGA, encoded by the coding sequence ATGAGACTCGAGTTTTCAATTTATCGCTACAATCCGGACGTCGATGACAAGCCGCGCATGCAGGATTACACCCTGGAGTCGGAAGACGGTCGCGACATGATGCTGCTGGACGCGCTGATTCGCCTGAAAGAGAAAGATCCGACGCTGGCGTTTCGTCGCTCCTGCCGTGAAGGCGTGTGTGGCTCTGATGGCCTCAACATGAACGGTAAAAACGGACTGGCCTGCATTACGCCAGTCTCGGCACTGGGCAACGGCAAACAGAAAATCGTTATCCGTCCCTTGCCGGGTTTACCGGTGGTGCGTGACCTGGTGGTAGACATGAGCCAGTTTTATGCACAGTATGAGAAGATTAAACCTTTCCTGTTGAATAATGGGGAAAATCCGCCAGCACGTGAGCATCTGCAGATGCCGGAAGAACGTGAACACCTGGATGGCCTGTACGAGTGTATTCTCTGTGCCTGCTGTTCAACCTCATGCCCATCATTCTGGTGGAACCCTGAGAAGTTCATCGGTCCTGCTGGCCTGCTGGCGGCGTACCGCTTCCTGATTGACAGTCGCGACACCGAAACCGAAGCACGTCTCGACAATCTGAATGATGCTTTCAGCGTATTCCGCTGCCATAGCATCATGAACTGTGTGAGTGTCTGTCCGAAAGGGCTGAACCCGACGCGCGCCATCGGCCATATCAAGTCGATGCTGCTGCAGCGCGGCGCATAA
- the sucC gene encoding ADP-forming succinate--CoA ligase subunit beta produces the protein MNLHEYQAKQLFARYGMPAPTGYACTTPREAEEAASKIGAGPWVVKCQVHAGGRGKAGGVKVVNSKEEIRAFAENWLGKRLVTYQTDANGQPVNQILVEAATDIDQELYLGAVVDRATRRVIFMASTEGGVEIEKVAEETPHLIHKMALDPLTGPQPYQGRELAFKLGLTGKLVGQFTKIFMGLATLFLERDLAMVEINPLVITKQGDLICLDGKLGADGNALFRQPELREMRDPSQEDPREAHATQWELNYVALEGNIGCMVNGAGLAMGTMDIVKHHGGQPANFLDVGGGATKERVTEAFKIILSDDAVKAVFVNIFGGIVRCDLIADGIIGAVAEVGVNVPVVVRLEGNNAELGAQKLADSGLNIIAATSLTDAAQRVVAAAEGK, from the coding sequence ATGAACTTACACGAATACCAGGCGAAACAACTGTTTGCACGGTATGGCATGCCGGCACCAACGGGTTACGCCTGCACTACACCACGTGAAGCGGAAGAAGCAGCCTCTAAAATTGGCGCAGGCCCGTGGGTAGTTAAATGTCAGGTTCATGCCGGTGGCCGCGGTAAAGCGGGCGGTGTGAAAGTGGTTAACAGTAAAGAAGAGATTCGCGCCTTTGCTGAAAACTGGCTGGGCAAACGCCTGGTGACCTATCAGACAGATGCAAACGGCCAGCCGGTAAACCAGATTCTGGTTGAAGCGGCGACCGATATCGATCAGGAGCTCTATCTGGGCGCTGTGGTCGATCGCGCAACACGTCGCGTTATTTTCATGGCCTCCACTGAAGGCGGCGTGGAAATTGAAAAAGTGGCGGAAGAAACCCCGCACCTGATCCACAAAATGGCGCTGGATCCACTGACGGGCCCGCAGCCTTATCAGGGCCGTGAGCTGGCGTTCAAACTGGGCCTGACCGGCAAGCTGGTTGGACAGTTCACCAAGATCTTCATGGGTCTGGCAACACTGTTCCTGGAGCGCGATCTGGCGATGGTTGAGATCAACCCGCTGGTCATCACCAAACAGGGCGACCTGATCTGCCTGGATGGCAAACTGGGTGCCGATGGCAATGCCCTGTTCCGTCAGCCAGAGCTGCGCGAAATGCGCGATCCAAGCCAGGAAGATCCACGTGAAGCGCATGCGACACAGTGGGAACTGAACTATGTTGCGCTGGAAGGCAACATCGGTTGTATGGTTAACGGCGCAGGTCTGGCGATGGGCACCATGGACATCGTTAAGCACCATGGCGGTCAGCCAGCCAACTTCCTGGATGTCGGCGGCGGCGCAACCAAAGAGCGCGTAACCGAAGCCTTCAAAATCATCCTGTCTGACGATGCCGTTAAAGCCGTCTTCGTTAACATCTTCGGCGGTATCGTACGCTGTGACCTGATTGCCGACGGCATCATCGGCGCAGTCGCTGAAGTGGGTGTGAACGTGCCAGTAGTGGTACGTCTGGAAGGTAACAACGCCGAGCTGGGCGCCCAGAAACTGGCGGACAGCGGTCTGAACATCATTGCAGCAACCAGCCTGACAGACGCCGCACAGCGTGTTGTTGCTGCCGCGGAGGGTAAATAA
- the odhB gene encoding 2-oxoglutarate dehydrogenase complex dihydrolipoyllysine-residue succinyltransferase yields MSSVDILVPDLPESVADASVATWHKKPGDAVTRDEVLVEIETDKVVLEVPASADGILEAVLEEEGATVTSRQILGRLKEGNSAGKESSAKAESKESTPAQRQTASLEEESNDALSPAIRRLIAEHNLDASQIKGSGVGGRLTREDVEKHLANKPQAAKAAAPAAAAAPQQPVANRSEKRVPMTRLRKRVAERLLEAKNSTAMLTTFNEINMKPIMDLRKQYGEAFEKRHGVRLGFMSFYIKAVVEALKRYPEVNASIDGEDVVYHNYFDVSIAVSTPRGLVTPVLRDVDALSMADIEKKIKELAVKGRDGKLTVEDLTGGNFTITNGGVFGSLMSTPIINPPQSAILGMHAIKDRPMAVNGQVVVLPMMYLALSYDHRLIDGRESVGYLVAVKEMLEDPARLLLDV; encoded by the coding sequence ATGAGTAGCGTAGATATTCTCGTTCCCGACCTGCCTGAATCGGTTGCCGATGCCTCAGTGGCAACCTGGCACAAAAAACCAGGCGATGCAGTCACTCGCGATGAAGTGCTGGTCGAAATCGAAACCGACAAAGTGGTGCTGGAAGTGCCAGCCTCTGCTGACGGTATCCTGGAAGCGGTTCTGGAAGAAGAGGGCGCCACCGTCACTTCCCGCCAGATCCTGGGCCGTCTGAAAGAGGGCAACAGCGCAGGTAAAGAGAGCAGCGCGAAGGCTGAAAGCAAAGAGTCTACCCCGGCTCAGCGTCAGACTGCGTCACTGGAAGAAGAGAGCAACGATGCGCTCAGCCCGGCTATCCGCCGCCTGATTGCAGAGCACAATCTCGATGCTTCTCAGATCAAAGGCAGCGGTGTTGGCGGACGTCTGACCCGTGAAGATGTTGAAAAACATCTGGCGAATAAGCCGCAGGCTGCGAAAGCCGCCGCGCCAGCCGCTGCTGCTGCACCACAGCAGCCAGTCGCGAACCGCAGCGAAAAACGCGTGCCGATGACCCGTCTGCGCAAGCGCGTTGCCGAGCGTCTGCTGGAAGCGAAGAACAGCACTGCGATGCTGACCACCTTCAACGAAATCAACATGAAGCCCATCATGGATCTGCGTAAGCAGTATGGTGAGGCCTTCGAGAAGCGTCACGGTGTACGTCTGGGCTTTATGTCCTTCTACATCAAAGCGGTTGTTGAAGCGCTGAAACGCTATCCGGAAGTGAATGCGTCCATCGATGGGGAAGATGTGGTTTACCACAACTACTTCGACGTCAGCATCGCGGTCTCTACGCCACGTGGTCTGGTTACCCCGGTCCTGCGTGACGTTGATGCGCTGAGCATGGCGGACATCGAGAAGAAAATCAAAGAGTTGGCAGTGAAAGGCCGTGACGGCAAGCTGACAGTGGAAGATCTGACCGGCGGTAACTTCACCATTACCAACGGCGGCGTCTTTGGTTCACTGATGTCTACCCCGATCATCAACCCACCGCAGAGCGCCATCCTGGGCATGCACGCCATCAAGGATCGCCCGATGGCGGTCAATGGTCAGGTTGTGGTGCTGCCAATGATGTATCTGGCGCTCTCCTACGACCACCGTCTGATCGATGGCCGTGAATCAGTTGGTTATCTGGTTGCAGTGAAAGAAATGCTGGAAGATCCGGCGCGCCTGCTGCTGGATGTCTGA
- the sdhD gene encoding succinate dehydrogenase membrane anchor subunit: MVSNASALGRNGIQDWLLLRATAILITLYIVYILGFVVMTDTLTYDLWRGFFASAFTKVFTLLTLFSILVHGWIGMWQVLTDYVKSLPVRLLLQFVIVVALLWYAIYGFVVVWGV, translated from the coding sequence ATGGTAAGCAATGCATCCGCGTTGGGTCGCAACGGCATTCAGGACTGGCTGCTGCTGCGGGCAACAGCAATCCTCATTACGCTCTACATCGTCTACATCCTCGGTTTCGTGGTGATGACAGACACGCTGACTTATGACCTGTGGCGTGGCTTCTTCGCGTCCGCATTCACCAAAGTGTTCACGCTGCTGACACTCTTCTCCATTCTGGTCCACGGCTGGATCGGTATGTGGCAGGTGTTAACAGACTACGTCAAATCGCTGCCGGTTCGCTTGCTGTTGCAGTTTGTGATTGTCGTGGCGCTGTTGTGGTATGCGATTTATGGCTTTGTTGTGGTGTGGGGTGTGTAA
- the sucA gene encoding 2-oxoglutarate dehydrogenase E1 component has product MQNSAMKPWLDSSWLAGANQSYIEQLYEDFLTDPDSVDAVWRSMFQQLPGTGMKPEQFHSTTREYFRRLAKDASRYTSSVSDPETNSKQVKVLQLINAFRFRGHQHANLDPLGLWKQDRVADLDPAFHDLTEADFQESFNVGSFAIGKDTMKLADLFQALTQTYCGSIGAEYMHINNTDEKRWIQQRLESVAGRAAFSNEEKKGFLKELTAAEGLEKYLGAKFPGAKRFSLEGGDALVPMLREMIRHAGKSGTREVVLGMAHRGRLNVLINVLGKKPQDLFDEFAGKHKEHLGTGDVKYHMGFSSDVETEGGLVHLALAFNPSHLEIVSPVVMGSVRARLDRLDEPASNKVLPITIHGDAAVIGQGVVQETLNMSQARGYEVGGTVRIVINNQVGFTTSNPKDARSTPYCTDIGKMVLAPIFHVNADDPEAVAFVTRLALDYRNTFKRDVFIDLVCYRRHGHNEADEPSATQPLMYQKIKKHPTPRKIYADRLEGEAVATQEDATEMVNLYRDALDAGECVVPEWRPMSLHSFTWSPYLNHEWDEPYPAQVDMKRLKELALRISQVPEEVEVQSRVAKIYNDRRLMAEGEKAFDWGGAENLAYATLVDEGIPVRLSGEDTGRGTFFHRHAVVHNQANGSTYTPLHHVHSGQGQFKVWDSVLSEEAVLAFEYGYATAEPRILTIWEAQFGDFANGAQVVIDQFISSGEQKWGRMCGLVMLLPHGYEGQGPEHSSARLERYLQLCAEQNMQVCVPSTPAQVYHMLRRQALRGMRRPLIVMSPKSLLRHPLAISTLDELANGTFQPAIGEVDDLDPQGVKRVVLCSGKVYYDLLEQRRKNEQTDVAIVRIEQLYPFPHQAVQEALKAYSHVQDFVWCQEEPLNQGAWYCSQHHFREVVPFGATLRYAGRPASASPAVGYMSVHQQQQQDLVNDALNVN; this is encoded by the coding sequence ATGCAGAACAGCGCGATGAAGCCCTGGCTGGACTCTTCCTGGCTGGCCGGCGCGAATCAGTCTTACATAGAGCAGCTCTATGAGGATTTCCTGACCGATCCTGACTCTGTCGATGCAGTGTGGCGCTCGATGTTCCAGCAGTTACCGGGCACCGGAATGAAACCTGAGCAGTTTCACTCCACCACACGTGAGTACTTCCGTCGCCTGGCGAAAGATGCATCTCGTTACACCTCATCTGTCTCCGATCCGGAAACCAACTCCAAGCAAGTAAAAGTGCTGCAGCTGATAAACGCGTTTCGTTTTCGCGGCCATCAGCATGCCAATCTTGATCCGCTCGGCCTGTGGAAACAGGACCGTGTCGCCGATCTCGACCCCGCTTTTCACGATCTGACCGAGGCCGATTTTCAGGAAAGCTTTAACGTAGGTTCCTTTGCCATTGGCAAGGACACCATGAAGCTGGCCGATCTCTTCCAGGCGCTGACGCAGACTTACTGCGGCTCAATTGGCGCAGAATATATGCACATCAACAACACCGACGAGAAGCGCTGGATTCAGCAGCGTCTTGAGTCAGTCGCGGGCCGTGCAGCGTTCAGCAACGAAGAGAAAAAAGGTTTCCTGAAAGAGCTGACTGCGGCAGAAGGTCTGGAAAAATATCTCGGGGCGAAATTCCCGGGTGCTAAACGCTTCTCGCTGGAAGGCGGCGATGCGCTGGTGCCTATGCTGCGCGAAATGATCCGTCACGCCGGTAAGAGCGGTACCCGTGAAGTTGTCCTGGGTATGGCGCACCGTGGTCGTCTCAACGTGCTGATCAACGTGCTGGGTAAAAAGCCACAGGATCTGTTCGACGAGTTCGCCGGTAAGCACAAAGAGCATCTTGGCACCGGTGACGTGAAGTACCACATGGGCTTCTCGTCTGACGTGGAAACCGAAGGCGGCCTGGTTCACCTGGCGCTGGCGTTTAACCCGTCACACCTGGAGATCGTCAGCCCGGTGGTCATGGGTTCTGTGCGTGCCCGTCTGGATCGTCTGGATGAGCCAGCCAGCAATAAAGTCTTACCTATCACCATTCATGGTGATGCGGCCGTGATTGGCCAGGGCGTGGTTCAGGAAACCCTGAACATGTCTCAGGCGCGCGGTTATGAAGTGGGCGGTACCGTTCGCATCGTTATCAACAACCAGGTTGGCTTTACAACGTCCAACCCGAAAGATGCGCGTTCTACCCCTTACTGCACCGACATCGGCAAAATGGTGCTGGCACCAATTTTCCACGTCAACGCAGATGACCCGGAAGCGGTCGCCTTTGTAACCCGCCTGGCGCTCGATTATCGCAACACCTTCAAACGTGATGTGTTTATCGATCTGGTCTGCTATCGCCGTCATGGTCACAACGAGGCCGATGAGCCAAGTGCGACCCAGCCGCTGATGTACCAGAAAATCAAAAAACACCCGACACCGCGTAAAATCTACGCTGACCGTCTGGAAGGTGAAGCCGTTGCCACGCAGGAAGATGCGACCGAAATGGTCAATCTCTATCGTGACGCGCTGGATGCGGGCGAGTGTGTGGTGCCGGAATGGCGTCCAATGAGCCTCCACTCCTTTACCTGGTCCCCTTACCTGAATCATGAGTGGGACGAGCCTTACCCGGCTCAGGTTGACATGAAACGTCTGAAGGAACTGGCACTGCGTATCAGCCAGGTGCCTGAAGAGGTTGAAGTGCAGTCGCGTGTGGCCAAGATCTATAACGACCGTCGCCTGATGGCTGAAGGTGAGAAAGCCTTTGACTGGGGCGGCGCGGAAAACCTTGCCTACGCCACGCTGGTTGATGAAGGTATTCCGGTTCGCCTGTCGGGCGAAGATACCGGTCGCGGGACCTTCTTCCACCGTCACGCGGTCGTGCATAACCAGGCGAACGGCTCAACCTATACCCCTCTGCACCATGTGCACAGCGGTCAGGGCCAGTTCAAAGTCTGGGACTCCGTGCTGTCAGAAGAGGCGGTACTGGCGTTTGAATATGGTTATGCCACCGCAGAGCCGCGCATCCTGACCATCTGGGAAGCGCAGTTTGGTGACTTCGCCAACGGTGCACAGGTTGTTATCGACCAGTTCATCAGCTCCGGTGAGCAGAAATGGGGCCGTATGTGTGGCCTGGTCATGCTGCTGCCGCACGGTTATGAAGGTCAGGGGCCAGAGCACTCCTCTGCGCGTCTGGAGCGTTATCTGCAACTCTGCGCTGAGCAGAACATGCAGGTCTGCGTACCGTCTACACCAGCACAGGTCTACCATATGCTGCGTCGTCAGGCGCTGCGCGGTATGCGCCGTCCGCTGATTGTGATGTCGCCGAAATCCCTGCTGCGTCATCCGCTGGCGATCTCCACACTGGATGAACTGGCTAACGGCACCTTCCAGCCTGCGATTGGCGAAGTTGACGATCTGGATCCGCAGGGCGTGAAACGCGTCGTGCTGTGCTCCGGTAAAGTTTATTACGACCTGCTTGAGCAGCGCCGTAAAAATGAGCAGACCGATGTGGCCATTGTCCGTATCGAGCAGCTCTATCCGTTCCCGCATCAAGCGGTTCAGGAAGCATTAAAAGCGTATTCTCACGTACAGGATTTTGTCTGGTGTCAGGAAGAGCCGCTGAATCAGGGCGCCTGGTATTGCAGCCAGCATCATTTCCGTGAAGTTGTGCCGTTTGGTGCGACCTTACGTTATGCAGGCCGCCCGGCCTCCGCCTCACCGGCCGTGGGTTACATGTCCGTACACCAACAACAGCAGCAAGACCTGGTTAATGACGCGCTGAACGTTAATTAA
- the nei gene encoding endonuclease VIII, with amino-acid sequence MPEGPEIRRVADKLEAAIVGQPLTEAWFAFPQLKTYEPSLIGEQVQAIETRGKALLTHFSNGLTLYSHNQLYGVWRIVKPDTELNTTRQLRVRLATAGKAILLYSASDIELLNADTLAAHPFLTRIGPDVLNSQLNVEEVKERLLSPRFRRRQFSGLLLDQAFLAGLGNYLRAEILWLAQLLPNHRAQDLSDDQLTAFSEALLSVPRHAYRMRGTMKKYHEEAAFQFEVFHRQGRKCRRCGTVIEKGTLSSRPFYWCPGCQR; translated from the coding sequence ATGCCTGAAGGACCGGAAATTCGCCGCGTGGCGGATAAGCTTGAAGCCGCCATTGTAGGTCAGCCGTTAACGGAGGCGTGGTTCGCCTTTCCTCAACTGAAGACTTATGAACCCTCACTGATTGGTGAGCAGGTGCAGGCGATTGAAACGCGGGGAAAAGCGCTGCTGACTCATTTCAGCAATGGCCTGACGCTCTACAGTCATAATCAGCTTTATGGTGTCTGGCGCATTGTGAAACCCGATACCGAACTGAATACGACGCGTCAGTTGCGGGTGCGGCTGGCGACAGCGGGTAAAGCGATTCTGCTTTATAGCGCCTCAGATATTGAACTGCTCAACGCAGATACGCTGGCGGCGCATCCGTTTCTGACCCGCATCGGACCGGATGTGCTGAACAGCCAGCTTAACGTGGAAGAAGTGAAAGAGCGGCTGCTGTCACCCCGTTTCCGGCGGCGGCAGTTCAGTGGTCTGCTGCTGGACCAGGCTTTTCTGGCCGGACTGGGAAACTACCTGCGCGCCGAGATTCTCTGGCTGGCGCAGCTGCTGCCAAATCATCGGGCGCAGGATCTCAGTGACGATCAACTGACTGCTTTCAGCGAGGCGCTGCTGTCAGTGCCGCGTCATGCCTATCGGATGCGGGGAACCATGAAGAAATATCATGAGGAAGCGGCGTTTCAGTTTGAGGTGTTTCATCGGCAGGGCAGGAAATGCCGGCGCTGTGGCACGGTCATTGAGAAGGGCACGCTTTCATCACGGCCTTTTTACTGGTGTCCGGGTTGTCAGAGATAG
- the sdhA gene encoding succinate dehydrogenase flavoprotein subunit — protein sequence MSLPIREFDAVVIGAGGAGMRAALQISQGGQTCALLSKVFPTRSHTVSAQGGITVALGNTHEDNWEWHMYDTVKGSDYIGDQDAIEYMCKTGPEAILELEHMGLPFSRLEDGRVYQRPFGGQSKNFGGEQAARTAAAADRTGHALLHTLYQQNLKNKTTIFSEWYALDLVKNADGAVVGCTAICIETGETVYFKAKATILATGGAGRIYQSTTNAHINTGDGVGMALRAGVPVQDMEMWQFHPTGIAGAGVLVTEGCRGEGGYLLNKHGERFMERYAPNAKDLAGRDVVARSMMIEIREGRGCDGPWGPHLKLKLDHLGKEVLESRLPGILELSRTFAHADPIKEPIPVIPTCHYMMGGIPTKVTGQALRVNEQGEDVVIPGLFAVGEIACVSVHGANRLGGNSLLDLVVFGRAAGLHLLESIKEQGDLRDASEDEIAVAMARFNRWENNTTGEDPVEIRKALQRCMQNNFSVFREGEAMAQGLEELKEIRQRLKSARLDDRSPDFNTQRIECLELDNLMETAFATAVAANYRTESRGAHSRFDFPDRDDENWLCHSLYVPETESMTRREVNMQPKLRAAFPPKVRTY from the coding sequence ATGAGTTTGCCAATCAGAGAGTTCGATGCCGTGGTAATCGGCGCAGGTGGCGCAGGAATGCGGGCCGCACTGCAAATCTCCCAGGGCGGCCAGACCTGCGCTCTGTTATCTAAAGTTTTCCCGACCCGTTCCCACACTGTATCTGCGCAGGGCGGTATTACCGTTGCGCTGGGTAATACCCATGAAGATAACTGGGAATGGCATATGTACGACACCGTCAAAGGTTCCGACTACATCGGTGACCAGGACGCGATTGAATATATGTGCAAAACCGGCCCGGAAGCGATTCTGGAACTGGAGCACATGGGCCTGCCGTTCTCGCGTCTGGAAGATGGTCGTGTCTATCAGCGTCCGTTTGGCGGCCAGTCGAAGAATTTCGGTGGCGAGCAGGCGGCACGTACGGCGGCTGCGGCTGACCGTACCGGTCACGCCTTGCTGCACACGCTCTATCAGCAGAACCTGAAAAACAAAACCACCATCTTCTCTGAGTGGTATGCCCTGGATCTGGTGAAAAACGCCGATGGTGCAGTGGTGGGTTGTACCGCTATCTGCATCGAAACCGGCGAAACCGTCTATTTCAAAGCGAAAGCGACCATTCTGGCCACCGGCGGCGCGGGCCGTATCTACCAGTCCACCACCAATGCGCATATCAACACCGGCGACGGCGTCGGTATGGCACTGCGTGCGGGCGTGCCGGTGCAGGATATGGAGATGTGGCAGTTCCACCCAACCGGCATCGCCGGGGCGGGCGTGCTGGTCACCGAGGGCTGCCGTGGTGAAGGCGGCTATCTGCTGAACAAACATGGCGAACGCTTCATGGAGCGTTATGCGCCGAACGCCAAAGATCTGGCGGGCCGCGACGTGGTTGCGCGTTCAATGATGATTGAAATCCGTGAAGGTCGCGGCTGTGACGGCCCATGGGGTCCACATCTGAAATTGAAACTGGATCACCTGGGTAAAGAGGTGCTTGAGTCACGTCTGCCAGGCATCCTTGAGCTGTCACGCACCTTCGCGCACGCCGATCCGATTAAAGAACCTATCCCGGTCATCCCGACCTGTCACTACATGATGGGCGGTATTCCGACCAAAGTGACCGGCCAGGCACTGCGTGTGAATGAGCAGGGCGAAGATGTGGTGATTCCAGGCCTGTTCGCCGTCGGCGAAATTGCCTGTGTATCGGTGCATGGTGCCAACCGTCTGGGCGGTAACTCACTGCTCGACCTGGTGGTCTTTGGCCGTGCAGCGGGTCTGCATCTGCTGGAGAGTATCAAAGAGCAGGGCGACCTGCGTGATGCTTCTGAAGACGAGATCGCCGTGGCGATGGCGCGCTTCAACCGCTGGGAAAACAACACTACCGGTGAAGATCCGGTTGAGATTCGCAAAGCGCTGCAACGCTGCATGCAGAACAACTTCTCTGTATTCCGCGAAGGCGAAGCGATGGCGCAGGGTCTGGAAGAGCTGAAAGAGATTCGCCAGCGCCTGAAGTCAGCGCGTCTGGATGACCGCTCACCGGATTTCAACACGCAGCGTATTGAGTGCCTGGAGCTGGATAACCTGATGGAGACGGCCTTTGCCACGGCGGTAGCGGCTAACTATCGCACCGAGAGCCGCGGTGCGCACAGTCGCTTCGACTTCCCGGATCGTGATGATGAAAACTGGCTGTGCCACAGTCTTTATGTCCCGGAAACCGAAAGCATGACTCGCCGTGAGGTGAACATGCAGCCGAAACTGCGCGCGGCCTTCCCGCCGAAAGTGCGTACCTACTAA
- the sdhC gene encoding succinate dehydrogenase cytochrome b556 subunit has protein sequence MGKTVKKQRPVNLDLSTIRFPVTAISSILHRVSGVITLVAIGILLWLLGLSLSSPEGFQHAASIMDGFFAKFIMWGILTALAYHAVSGIRHMLMDFGYLAETLEVGKRSAHMTFVITVVLAILAGVLVW, from the coding sequence GTGGGCAAAACCGTGAAAAAACAAAGACCTGTCAACTTGGATCTCTCGACGATCCGGTTTCCCGTTACTGCAATATCGTCCATTCTCCACCGCGTCTCCGGCGTAATCACATTGGTTGCTATTGGCATCCTGCTGTGGCTGCTCGGTCTCTCTCTCTCTTCTCCTGAAGGTTTCCAGCACGCTGCGTCCATCATGGATGGCTTCTTCGCGAAGTTCATTATGTGGGGCATCTTAACCGCGCTGGCCTATCACGCGGTGAGCGGGATTCGTCATATGTTGATGGATTTTGGTTATCTGGCCGAAACGCTGGAAGTCGGTAAGCGTTCCGCTCATATGACTTTTGTGATCACTGTCGTGCTGGCAATTCTGGCGGGAGTCCTCGTATGGTAA